The following coding sequences lie in one Metallumcola ferriviriculae genomic window:
- a CDS encoding pyridoxal phosphate-dependent aminotransferase has protein sequence MQDKTSMASRQSRGKKLVDPVFSILAKAKEAAAEYGEEKVVNATIGSIQDDDGHLATLDKVTELVRSFAPERIMSYAPIKGIAGFEEAALNFTFGSSRPEGHLAAIATPGGTGAIRQVIYNYADDNSNVLIPDWHWGPYKVIAKEFGRKIDMYSIFTEDFKFNLVEFKKKVTANLKQQDNLVIIFNTPAHNPTGFTISTAEWEGILTILREAAEDKSKNIITLLDIAYIDYAGEFEEVRKFFTLFGGLPENILVTVASSMSKSFLAYGMRCGALIGLSSSKEVVDEFVDVSAYSSRANWSNVNHLPQELLVELYNNESMLADVYSEREGFRKLVEQRGQLFLTEARESGLEICPYYAGFFIAIPCDNPEAVVERLQQEKIFAVPLNKGIRLAVCSIPTAQMPGLAAKIKESLTD, from the coding sequence ATGCAAGACAAGACTTCAATGGCATCCAGACAATCCCGCGGTAAGAAACTGGTGGACCCTGTTTTTTCTATCTTGGCGAAAGCTAAAGAGGCAGCGGCCGAGTATGGGGAGGAAAAGGTGGTCAACGCCACCATCGGCAGCATCCAGGATGATGATGGCCATCTGGCCACTCTGGACAAAGTAACGGAATTGGTGAGAAGCTTTGCTCCGGAAAGGATAATGAGTTATGCACCCATTAAGGGTATAGCTGGTTTTGAAGAGGCGGCGCTAAATTTTACCTTTGGCAGCTCAAGGCCCGAGGGTCATCTAGCGGCTATTGCTACGCCGGGAGGTACCGGAGCAATACGCCAGGTTATTTACAATTATGCTGATGACAATAGCAATGTCCTGATACCTGATTGGCATTGGGGACCATATAAAGTAATAGCCAAAGAATTTGGCCGTAAAATAGACATGTACAGCATTTTTACCGAGGATTTCAAGTTTAACCTGGTAGAATTTAAGAAAAAAGTGACCGCAAACCTCAAGCAGCAGGATAACCTGGTGATTATATTTAATACACCTGCCCACAACCCCACCGGCTTCACTATTTCTACGGCTGAATGGGAAGGTATCCTCACTATTCTGCGGGAGGCGGCTGAGGATAAGAGTAAAAATATTATCACACTGCTGGATATAGCTTACATAGATTATGCTGGGGAATTTGAAGAAGTGAGGAAATTCTTTACCCTCTTTGGCGGTCTGCCCGAAAATATCCTGGTGACAGTAGCATCAAGCATGTCTAAATCATTCTTGGCCTACGGCATGCGTTGTGGTGCCCTGATTGGCCTCAGTTCGAGTAAAGAGGTTGTTGATGAGTTTGTAGATGTATCAGCTTATTCTTCCCGGGCTAACTGGTCTAACGTCAACCATTTGCCCCAGGAACTGTTGGTAGAGCTTTATAACAATGAAAGTATGTTAGCTGATGTATACAGCGAAAGAGAAGGGTTTCGTAAATTAGTGGAGCAAAGGGGTCAGTTATTTTTAACAGAGGCCCGGGAGTCGGGACTGGAAATTTGCCCTTATTATGCAGGCTTTTTCATCGCCATCCCCTGCGATAACCCTGAAGCGGTGGTAGAGCGCCTCCAGCAAGAGAAAATCTTCGCCGTACCGCTTAATAAAGGCATACGCCTAGCGGTATGCTCTATACCCACCGCACAAATGCCCGGCCTGGCCGCAAAAATAAAAGAAAGCCTCACAGATTAG
- a CDS encoding transposase — MYSVKFKQLSLSDIYDGCLDFVDKDKPRFLALLEEHIQLSEYISLSFYQAFYKHFGRKRKFKLESFLYALIIQRIFSIPTDALLIIFLNFSKEIREFCGFSKVPDASKFTRFKQDFSKHLQTLFDNLVDQTEPICEQINSELASYLVFDTSGVEAYVTENNPKFINRLIKQLKSQYKGNSSVDPYKMAYGIMPSCASSNPNVKQLYINGHFCYVYKFGMLTNGLGIVRNISFFDEDFINAHPEIPIEKKSDSPDEDKSLSDSKALKPVLRDFFKTHTHFKPSTFIGDAAFDTNDSYNFLLKDCHFLKTVIPLNERGSKNLPEPGFNESGQPLCPLDSSLPMKYEGKAPLRSGVVRDKWVCPKMKWKGSKRITLCEHPCSDSPSGRMFYTYPEKDLRLYPGIIRDTPEWIDIYKNRCVIEQTIQHFKSNFGVANRKTTNALTIKADLLLAGITQLLTVILADKLHKHELIRSLKPLLA; from the coding sequence ATCTATTCTGTGAAATTTAAACAATTATCCCTATCTGATATTTATGACGGTTGTCTTGATTTCGTTGATAAGGATAAACCTCGGTTTCTAGCGCTTCTTGAAGAGCATATTCAACTTTCAGAGTATATTTCGCTGAGTTTCTATCAGGCTTTTTACAAGCACTTTGGTCGCAAACGAAAATTTAAGCTTGAGTCTTTTCTTTATGCACTCATCATTCAGAGAATCTTTTCTATTCCTACAGATGCGCTTCTGATTATTTTTTTGAATTTTTCCAAGGAAATCCGTGAATTCTGTGGTTTTTCTAAAGTACCTGATGCATCAAAATTTACACGATTTAAGCAAGATTTTTCTAAACATCTTCAAACACTTTTTGATAACCTTGTTGATCAAACTGAACCTATTTGTGAGCAAATTAACTCAGAACTTGCTTCATATCTCGTCTTTGATACCTCTGGCGTTGAAGCTTACGTTACTGAGAATAATCCTAAGTTTATCAATCGCTTAATCAAGCAGCTTAAGTCTCAATACAAAGGCAACTCTTCTGTTGACCCATACAAAATGGCATACGGCATTATGCCTTCCTGCGCATCATCAAATCCAAATGTCAAACAGCTTTACATCAATGGCCATTTTTGCTATGTCTATAAATTTGGTATGCTCACAAATGGCCTTGGTATAGTCAGAAATATTTCCTTTTTTGATGAAGACTTTATAAATGCACACCCTGAAATCCCAATAGAGAAAAAGTCTGATTCCCCTGATGAAGATAAATCCTTATCCGATTCTAAAGCACTTAAACCTGTTCTGCGCGACTTTTTTAAAACACATACTCATTTTAAACCCAGCACGTTTATTGGCGATGCTGCTTTTGATACAAACGATTCCTATAACTTTTTATTGAAGGATTGTCACTTTTTAAAAACAGTCATTCCTCTGAACGAACGAGGTTCTAAGAACCTCCCTGAACCCGGGTTCAACGAATCTGGACAACCTCTGTGTCCGTTAGATTCTTCTTTACCCATGAAATATGAAGGTAAAGCGCCCTTAAGGAGTGGCGTTGTTAGAGATAAATGGGTTTGCCCAAAAATGAAGTGGAAAGGTTCTAAACGCATTACTTTATGTGAACATCCTTGCTCCGACTCTCCTTCTGGTAGAATGTTTTATACCTATCCTGAAAAAGACTTAAGACTTTATCCTGGCATTATTAGAGACACCCCTGAATGGATTGATATCTACAAAAATCGTTGCGTTATTGAGCAAACCATTCAACACTTTAAATCCAATTTTGGCGTCGCCAACAGAAAAACTACAAATGCTTTAACCATTAAGGCTGACTTACTCCTTGCAGGAATTACTCAACTGCTTACCGTTATTCTTGCAGACAAACTCCATAAACACGAACTCATCAGAAGCCTTAAACCTCTTTTGGCTTAG
- a CDS encoding NADP-dependent isocitrate dehydrogenase, producing the protein MAKIQMNVPVVEMDGDEMTRVIWKMIKEMLLEPYIDLKTEYYDLGLKNRDETDDQITVDAAEATKKYGVAVKCATITPNGQRMEEYDLKEMWKSPNGTIRAILDGTVFRSPIIVEGINPFVRTWKKPITIARHAYGDVYKDVEYRVEGPGKAEMVFTSADGEENRQTILDFQGKGVMLGMHNLDRSIESFARACFNYALDEKQDLWFSTKDTISKQYDHAFKDIFQEIYEAEYEQKFQEAEIEYFYTLIDDAVARVIRSEGGMVWACKNYDGDVMSDMVATAFGSLAMMTSVLASPEGYYEFEAAHGTVTRHYYRHLKGEETSTNSMATLFAWTGALKKRGEIDGIDELIEFADKLEQASIKTIEQGTMTKDLAQLSELADKNIVNTEEFLKAVKQSLETHV; encoded by the coding sequence TTGGCGAAAATTCAAATGAATGTCCCTGTGGTAGAAATGGATGGGGACGAGATGACCAGGGTAATTTGGAAGATGATTAAAGAGATGCTGCTTGAACCATACATTGACCTTAAGACGGAGTACTATGACCTGGGTCTAAAAAATCGGGACGAAACCGACGACCAAATCACGGTAGATGCTGCCGAAGCTACTAAAAAATATGGGGTGGCAGTCAAGTGTGCCACCATCACTCCAAACGGTCAACGGATGGAGGAGTATGATTTAAAAGAAATGTGGAAAAGCCCTAATGGCACTATCAGGGCCATCTTGGACGGTACGGTTTTTCGCTCGCCTATTATAGTTGAGGGCATTAATCCCTTTGTACGCACCTGGAAGAAACCAATTACCATAGCCCGGCATGCTTATGGAGATGTTTATAAGGATGTGGAATACCGTGTGGAGGGCCCCGGCAAGGCTGAAATGGTTTTTACTTCAGCGGACGGGGAAGAAAATCGGCAGACCATTTTAGATTTCCAAGGCAAAGGTGTAATGCTTGGGATGCATAATCTTGATCGTTCGATAGAAAGCTTTGCCCGCGCCTGCTTCAACTATGCCCTGGATGAAAAACAAGACTTGTGGTTTTCCACTAAAGATACCATATCCAAACAGTATGACCACGCCTTTAAAGATATCTTCCAGGAAATATATGAGGCGGAATACGAGCAAAAGTTCCAAGAAGCAGAGATAGAGTACTTCTACACACTTATCGATGATGCCGTGGCCCGGGTGATACGCTCCGAAGGCGGCATGGTTTGGGCATGTAAGAATTATGACGGTGATGTTATGTCTGACATGGTGGCCACTGCATTTGGCAGTTTGGCAATGATGACATCGGTCTTGGCTTCCCCTGAGGGCTATTATGAGTTTGAGGCAGCCCATGGGACGGTAACCCGGCACTATTACAGGCACCTTAAGGGCGAAGAGACCTCGACAAATTCCATGGCTACGCTTTTTGCCTGGACCGGGGCATTAAAAAAGCGGGGCGAAATAGATGGCATTGACGAACTGATTGAATTTGCCGATAAACTGGAACAAGCCTCCATTAAGACTATTGAGCAGGGGACTATGACCAAGGATTTGGCCCAGTTATCCGAGCTGGCGGATAAAAATATTGTTAATACCGAAGAATTTTTAAAGGCGGTCAAACAGAGCTTAGAAACACACGTGTAG
- a CDS encoding diguanylate cyclase domain-containing protein: MRKAPLILIIDDTKLNIMVLGDMLKKHNYQVVAVHSGEEALALAEKRRPDLILLDIMMPGMDGFEVCGRLKKKDSTKEIPVIFISALQKVENKVMAFECGGVDYITKPFQEQEVMARIETHLELKRVKETLQEHNKWLKALFENATEPIFLFGKTFSVVDMNKQAEKIFKYKIEEIKGQHIDEVLDRGKPNTADRQATERILAGNSVETEGTRYDKSGNPVECLIRGIPIIIDGDLSGGYAMYVDITKQKALEEKLTFLSFHDQLTGLYNRTYFEEELARLDTERQLPISIIMGDANDLKLVNDTYGHYEGDKLLVQIVKALQKSCRKEDIIARWGGDEFVILLPQTPQKGADVICSRIRQACKEAGNKPVPLSIALGSAVKESSNQDIHEVLKIAEDRMYREKGVMRSRINLNRMK, translated from the coding sequence ATGAGAAAAGCCCCGTTGATCTTAATAATTGATGATACGAAACTTAATATCATGGTTTTAGGTGATATGTTAAAAAAGCATAACTACCAGGTTGTAGCGGTACACAGTGGTGAAGAGGCGCTGGCGCTGGCGGAAAAGCGGCGCCCCGATTTAATACTGTTGGACATAATGATGCCGGGGATGGATGGTTTTGAAGTATGCGGAAGGTTGAAAAAGAAGGATAGTACCAAGGAGATCCCCGTTATCTTTATCAGTGCGCTGCAGAAGGTTGAAAATAAGGTAATGGCCTTTGAGTGTGGCGGGGTGGACTATATTACCAAACCCTTTCAGGAGCAGGAAGTTATGGCCAGGATAGAGACTCATCTCGAGCTTAAAAGGGTAAAAGAGACGCTTCAGGAGCATAATAAATGGCTGAAAGCTTTATTTGAAAATGCCACTGAACCGATATTTCTTTTCGGGAAAACTTTTTCTGTGGTAGATATGAATAAACAGGCGGAGAAGATTTTTAAATACAAAATCGAAGAAATAAAGGGCCAGCATATTGACGAGGTATTGGATAGAGGAAAACCAAATACTGCAGACAGGCAGGCAACCGAAAGGATTTTAGCAGGAAATAGTGTGGAAACGGAAGGTACCCGCTATGATAAATCAGGAAATCCGGTGGAATGCTTGATTAGGGGCATACCTATCATCATTGACGGAGACTTGTCCGGCGGTTATGCAATGTATGTGGATATTACCAAACAAAAGGCTTTGGAGGAAAAGCTGACCTTCTTAAGCTTTCATGATCAGCTGACAGGACTTTATAACCGTACCTATTTTGAAGAAGAACTGGCCAGGCTCGATACGGAAAGACAGCTTCCCATCAGCATCATCATGGGAGATGCCAACGACCTTAAACTGGTGAATGACACGTACGGTCATTATGAAGGGGATAAGTTACTGGTTCAAATCGTTAAGGCATTACAGAAATCCTGCCGCAAGGAAGACATTATTGCTCGTTGGGGCGGTGATGAGTTTGTGATACTCCTGCCCCAGACACCGCAAAAGGGTGCTGACGTAATCTGCAGCAGGATAAGGCAGGCCTGCAAAGAGGCAGGGAATAAGCCGGTGCCGCTATCAATTGCGTTAGGATCTGCAGTGAAAGAGAGTAGTAATCAGGATATCCATGAAGTGCTTAAAATAGCTGAGGACAGGATGTATCGGGAAAAAGGTGTCATGAGGTCCAGGATAAATTTAAACAGGATGAAATAA
- a CDS encoding DMT family transporter produces the protein MSFKPDSPHLLLTLSAVFWAGTIVFSKNIIESLPPFTLSLGRFSTALIVLLPWMLKKGSFSALKDRQLLVRLVLLGFFGVFLFNSFLYMGLRHTSAINATLINSLNPVLVALLSVVWLKDKITHRQIIGLIISVSGILWIESHGKLNNIVNIQFNPGDVFILIAAFFWAYYSNLAKLVMQKIPAMEAAALALFTGVIFLIPVSIVELHFTSSIDLGWETIITVLYLGIFSSFVALYFWFYGIDKLGGARAANYYNLIPFFGIIMAVIFLGEKVYPFQLVGGALILAGVYYSSRSKKAAPEPLKSVSVKKITES, from the coding sequence TTGTCCTTTAAGCCCGATTCGCCTCATCTACTTTTGACCCTGTCCGCCGTATTTTGGGCTGGTACTATCGTGTTTTCGAAGAACATCATTGAATCTCTTCCGCCTTTTACTTTAAGTCTGGGGAGGTTTTCAACTGCTTTAATTGTTTTACTGCCCTGGATGTTGAAAAAGGGATCCTTTTCTGCACTGAAGGATAGACAGCTGTTGGTAAGACTGGTTCTTTTGGGTTTTTTCGGGGTGTTTCTCTTTAACAGCTTCTTATATATGGGGCTCCGACACACCAGTGCAATCAATGCTACGCTGATTAATTCCTTAAATCCGGTCTTAGTGGCTTTACTCAGCGTGGTCTGGCTTAAGGATAAGATCACCCACCGGCAGATAATCGGGCTGATTATTTCCGTCAGTGGTATACTTTGGATTGAGTCCCACGGTAAGCTCAATAATATTGTCAATATCCAATTTAATCCGGGAGATGTCTTCATTTTGATAGCGGCTTTTTTCTGGGCATATTACTCAAACTTGGCCAAACTGGTGATGCAAAAGATACCGGCGATGGAGGCGGCCGCCCTTGCTCTTTTCACCGGCGTAATCTTTTTAATTCCTGTTTCTATAGTGGAGCTTCACTTCACTTCCAGCATCGACCTTGGTTGGGAGACAATCATTACGGTCTTGTATTTAGGCATTTTTTCATCTTTCGTGGCCTTATATTTTTGGTTCTACGGAATTGACAAGCTTGGCGGCGCTCGTGCCGCTAATTATTATAATTTGATACCTTTTTTCGGAATCATTATGGCAGTTATATTTCTGGGAGAGAAAGTATACCCTTTTCAACTAGTAGGCGGGGCCTTGATTTTAGCGGGAGTATATTATTCGTCGCGCTCTAAGAAAGCAGCTCCGGAACCACTAAAAAGCGTTTCTGTTAAGAAAATAACTGAGAGTTGA
- a CDS encoding nitrilase-related carbon-nitrogen hydrolase → MKVGVVQMAPVFGDVKVNVEKALGLMDKADADLLVLPELFSTGYQFVNKEEVMELAEEVPNGFTCEKLSEAAREKNIFIVAGMAEKGGENYYNSAVLIGPKGFVGRYRKAHLFYEEKFWFTPGDIEFPVFDIGKAKIGLMICFDWVFPEVSRILALKGAQIICQPANLVLPYCQSTMISRSIENRCFSITCNRVGIEKRKEEELDFTGMSQVINPKGEVMLTMGEVSEGLEIVEIDPALADDKLITTHNDVIKDRRTDLFGKLL, encoded by the coding sequence ATGAAAGTCGGAGTGGTACAGATGGCACCGGTATTTGGTGACGTCAAGGTCAATGTGGAAAAGGCATTAGGGTTGATGGACAAGGCCGATGCTGATTTGCTGGTGCTTCCGGAGCTGTTTAGTACCGGCTATCAGTTTGTTAACAAAGAAGAGGTCATGGAACTGGCGGAAGAAGTGCCCAACGGTTTCACCTGCGAAAAGCTTAGTGAGGCGGCCCGGGAAAAGAATATATTCATCGTTGCAGGTATGGCTGAAAAGGGCGGGGAGAATTACTACAACTCCGCTGTCTTAATCGGCCCGAAGGGATTTGTGGGCAGGTATCGAAAAGCCCACCTCTTTTACGAGGAAAAGTTCTGGTTTACGCCGGGGGATATAGAGTTTCCTGTGTTTGATATCGGTAAAGCGAAGATTGGCTTGATGATTTGTTTTGACTGGGTGTTTCCGGAGGTGAGCAGGATTTTGGCCTTAAAGGGTGCCCAGATCATCTGTCAACCGGCAAATTTGGTATTGCCTTACTGCCAAAGCACTATGATTAGCCGATCCATTGAAAATAGGTGTTTTTCAATCACTTGTAACCGAGTCGGCATAGAAAAACGCAAGGAGGAAGAGCTTGATTTCACAGGTATGAGCCAAGTGATTAATCCTAAAGGTGAGGTCATGCTGACAATGGGTGAAGTAAGCGAGGGGCTGGAAATAGTAGAAATAGACCCGGCTTTGGCGGACGACAAATTGATAACAACACACAACGATGTAATCAAAGACAGAAGGACAGACCTATTTGGCAAGTTGTTATAG
- a CDS encoding 4-hydroxyphenylacetate 3-hydroxylase family protein codes for MRTKAQYMERLGKMRHNLYTNGEKIGRLDERQEGAINVMGLTFDAVWDPETKDICTATSHITGETINRFNHIHQSAEDLHKKQDMTRTLCNKVGQCIQRCMGIDAANAVHAVSYEAQKSPKAKTAYHENWLKWLERFQKEDLVASCAQTDVKGERLKRPAQQTDPDMYVHVVEERSDGIVVRGSKVHISEASISDEILVVPNRALKKGEEEYALCFAVPSDYEGVKQVVHYHNTRKRDHFDNGKNFGYSDSYVIFDDCFIPWERVFLCGETQHGGVAALLFALFHRHSYSGCKPAMLDYVIGLAGMAAEINGIEKTPHVREMLSELIMTGELGYAAGYTASDLGKAEVYMPGMGFVPYGPGSYIPNSIYCNVGRCLSGEAVFHEQEILCNIAGGLPATFPYENDLKNPETRALLEKYITRNPNIAIEDQIKFWLNFIDFGLSGSAGSMLYGAYHGGGSPIMEQIAITTQYDIESKKDIVRDLAGMTPRKKK; via the coding sequence ATGAGAACAAAAGCGCAGTATATGGAAAGACTAGGCAAAATGAGACATAACCTTTACACAAACGGTGAGAAGATCGGCAGGCTTGATGAGCGCCAAGAAGGTGCTATTAACGTAATGGGTCTGACTTTTGACGCAGTGTGGGACCCGGAAACCAAGGACATCTGCACGGCCACATCGCATATTACCGGAGAAACCATTAACCGTTTTAACCACATCCATCAGAGTGCTGAGGATTTGCACAAGAAGCAGGACATGACTCGGACATTATGCAACAAGGTCGGCCAGTGCATCCAGCGGTGCATGGGTATTGATGCTGCTAACGCAGTCCACGCGGTTTCCTATGAAGCTCAGAAGTCCCCTAAGGCCAAGACAGCTTATCATGAGAACTGGTTGAAGTGGCTGGAACGTTTTCAGAAGGAGGATTTGGTAGCGAGCTGTGCACAAACAGACGTCAAAGGTGAAAGATTGAAGCGTCCGGCACAGCAGACTGACCCGGATATGTATGTTCACGTAGTGGAAGAGCGGAGTGACGGTATCGTCGTCCGTGGTTCAAAGGTCCACATCTCTGAAGCATCCATTTCTGACGAGATACTGGTAGTACCGAACCGTGCTCTCAAAAAGGGTGAAGAAGAGTATGCACTTTGTTTCGCAGTTCCCTCGGATTATGAAGGTGTAAAACAGGTGGTCCATTACCATAATACTCGTAAACGTGACCACTTTGATAATGGAAAAAATTTCGGTTATAGTGACTCTTATGTAATCTTTGATGATTGCTTCATTCCATGGGAACGCGTATTCCTATGTGGGGAAACCCAGCACGGTGGTGTTGCGGCGCTGCTGTTTGCCCTGTTCCATCGTCACTCCTACTCCGGCTGTAAGCCCGCTATGCTTGATTACGTAATTGGCTTGGCAGGTATGGCTGCTGAGATCAACGGCATCGAAAAGACTCCTCATGTACGGGAGATGCTATCCGAGCTGATTATGACCGGTGAGTTGGGGTACGCAGCAGGATATACGGCATCGGATTTGGGCAAGGCAGAAGTTTATATGCCCGGAATGGGATTTGTGCCCTATGGCCCCGGCAGCTATATTCCGAATTCCATCTATTGCAACGTGGGCAGGTGCTTAAGTGGTGAGGCCGTATTCCACGAGCAGGAAATCCTGTGTAATATCGCGGGCGGTTTACCGGCGACCTTCCCTTACGAGAATGATTTGAAAAACCCCGAAACCAGGGCGCTGCTGGAGAAATACATTACCCGCAACCCCAATATCGCTATCGAAGACCAAATCAAGTTCTGGTTAAACTTTATCGACTTCGGTCTCTCCGGTTCTGCCGGCTCTATGCTTTATGGTGCGTACCACGGCGGCGGTTCCCCAATTATGGAGCAGATAGCCATCACTACGCAATACGATATAGAATCCAAAAAGGATATCGTCAGAGATTTAGCTGGAATGACACCGAGGAAAAAGAAATAG
- a CDS encoding GntR family transcriptional regulator, with amino-acid sequence MVYIEKKKKALDDIVYEKLKNGILRNNLPPNYQLVESEIAKILNVSRTPVHTALKLLERDGLIAIVPNKGACVTRRSFNQIKNAFTVRVELEKLSVRLAAEKITDDNIRQMENILAREKQAYEARERAEAYEDGANFHILISKITENDCLINYINEIIIKTDVYNIFYVLNDPELNKKYRTPGQHRDILYALAEKDTDTAVKKMEEHIESTKAQLNLYVNYEVKGLDEIFR; translated from the coding sequence ATGGTGTACATAGAAAAGAAAAAGAAGGCACTTGATGACATTGTTTACGAAAAATTGAAAAATGGAATTCTTAGAAATAATTTGCCTCCTAATTATCAGTTGGTTGAAAGTGAGATAGCGAAAATATTGAATGTCAGCCGCACGCCGGTCCATACAGCTTTAAAGCTGTTAGAACGTGACGGTTTGATTGCAATAGTTCCCAATAAAGGTGCCTGTGTTACCAGGCGATCTTTTAATCAAATTAAGAATGCATTTACTGTCAGAGTAGAACTGGAAAAACTTTCAGTACGCCTGGCTGCAGAAAAAATAACTGATGACAATATTAGGCAAATGGAAAATATCCTGGCTAGGGAAAAGCAGGCATATGAAGCTAGGGAAAGGGCAGAAGCGTATGAAGATGGAGCAAATTTTCATATTTTGATTTCTAAAATTACTGAAAATGATTGCCTGATTAACTATATTAATGAGATTATTATCAAAACAGATGTTTACAATATTTTTTATGTATTAAATGATCCGGAACTAAACAAAAAGTATCGTACTCCCGGTCAGCATAGAGATATCTTATATGCTTTGGCAGAAAAGGATACAGATACAGCTGTCAAGAAGATGGAGGAGCATATAGAGTCTACTAAAGCGCAGTTAAATCTTTACGTTAATTATGAGGTGAAAGGGTTAGACGAAATATTTCGTTAG
- a CDS encoding ABC transporter ATP-binding protein, translating into MTQTILEATELKKYFPMRAGVFSKVRGYVKAVDGVSIKVQSGETFGLVGESGCGKSTLGRLLLRLITPTAGETFFEGTNIYQLNSKKMRDFRRYFQIIFQDPYASLNPKMKIGNIIGEPLIVYNLVSTDQEKKKRVEELLEIVGLSKAHYGRFPHEFSGGQRQRIGIARALTLNPKLVICDEAVSALDVSVQAQILNLLKQLQKDFGLTYIFISHDLSVVKYVSDRVGVMYLGKIVEMGDCNRIYKEPFHPYTKALLSSVPDPNPRMRKEHIVLEGEIPNPLNPPEGCTFHTRCPQAMDICNNIVPQLRMLTNGHWVACHVYD; encoded by the coding sequence ATGACCCAGACCATTCTGGAAGCGACGGAGCTAAAAAAATACTTTCCTATGCGTGCAGGTGTTTTTTCCAAAGTTCGCGGGTATGTTAAGGCAGTAGATGGTGTCTCAATTAAGGTACAATCCGGAGAAACTTTTGGGCTGGTCGGGGAAAGCGGATGCGGCAAAAGTACTTTAGGCCGCTTGTTATTACGCCTGATTACACCTACCGCCGGTGAAACTTTTTTTGAAGGAACTAATATCTATCAGTTGAATTCAAAAAAGATGAGGGATTTCAGACGTTATTTCCAAATCATTTTTCAGGATCCATATGCATCATTAAATCCCAAAATGAAGATAGGAAACATCATTGGCGAACCGCTGATTGTATATAATCTAGTATCCACGGATCAGGAAAAGAAAAAGCGGGTAGAGGAACTTCTGGAAATTGTAGGATTGAGTAAGGCGCATTACGGTCGTTTTCCCCATGAATTTAGCGGCGGGCAGCGACAGAGGATTGGGATTGCCCGTGCTTTAACGCTGAACCCTAAGCTTGTAATTTGTGATGAGGCAGTTTCTGCTCTTGATGTTTCGGTTCAAGCACAGATATTAAACCTCCTCAAGCAGCTGCAAAAGGATTTCGGTTTGACTTATATATTTATTTCTCATGACCTAAGTGTGGTAAAATACGTTAGTGATAGAGTAGGTGTTATGTATTTGGGTAAGATTGTAGAAATGGGGGATTGTAATCGGATTTATAAGGAGCCATTTCATCCATATACAAAAGCTCTCTTGTCATCGGTGCCTGACCCTAATCCACGGATGCGAAAAGAGCATATTGTATTAGAAGGAGAAATACCTAATCCATTGAATCCGCCTGAAGGTTGTACTTTTCATACTCGATGTCCACAGGCAATGGATATTTGCAATAATATTGTTCCTCAGCTTAGAATGCTGACCAATGGGCATTGGGTGGCTTGCCATGTTTATGACTAA